A single region of the Kwoniella botswanensis chromosome 1, complete sequence genome encodes:
- a CDS encoding Fe-S cluster assembly protein DRE2, whose protein sequence is MTAVNGFATASSSTTTSTQVVVGSMERIEEYQNVLTQLKNQGGNVQGEMVDRILDNATTLPSPPLTLHLILPLPIPSNLLSSIPPSTQLFIHIPSTHTESDLTSLHSSLAFKSFTPLLPTPSSSIIAYTSPSSSSLPTPTSVPAPFSVGAAGGARPLTLKRSGDKARKAALWAIDSPLLEDGGKSLLTPEDKQRPECIFPESDGKKVKRRRACKDCTCGLKELEDEEEAQTQNAIKEAQKSFFLEGDDDIPDILKTATIGVEGVWPTEKRAEAKKTSSCGSCYLGDAFRCSSCPYLGLPPFKPGEQVKLSIADDF, encoded by the exons ATGACCGCTGTTAACGGTTTTGCCAccgcttcctcctctaccaccacctccactcaGGTCGTGGTAGGCTCCATGGAGAGGATAGAGGAGTATCAGAATGTCTTGACCCAACTGAAGAATCAAGGTGGGAACGTACAGGGAGAGATGGTTGATCGTATTTTGGATAATG CTACCACTCTTCCTTCACCACCGCTTACCCTCCACCTTATACTCCCTCTACCAATCCCCTCTAACTTACTatcttccatcccaccttcgACCCAACTATTCATCCACATCCCATCAACCCATACTGAATCCGACTTGACTTCCTTACACTCCTCTCTCGCCTTCAAATCCTTCACCCCATTATTAcccacaccttcatcatccatcatcgcctatacatccccatcttcatcctctctacCAACCCCCACGTCTGTTCCTGCTCCTTTTTCAGTAGGAGCAGCTGGAGGAGCCAGACCATTGACATTAAAGCGATCAGGAGACAAAGCTCGTAAAGCTGCATTGTGGGCCATAGATTCACCCCTATTAGAAGATGGTGGTAAATCACTTTTGACTCCCGAAGACAAACAGCGTCCGGAATGTATATTCCCAGAGAGCGATGGTAAAAAAGTCAAAAGGAGAAGAGCATGTAAAGATTGTACTTGTGGATTaaaagagttggaagatgaggaagaagctcaaaCTCAAAATGCAATCAAAGAAGCTCAAAAATCCTTCTTCCTAGAAGGCgacgatgatatacctgataTACTCAAAACTGCCACGATAGGGGTAGAAGGTGTTTGGCCAACTGAGAAAAGAGCAGAAGCTAAGAAGACTAGTAGTTGTGGGAGTTGTTATCTGGGTGATGCGTTTAGGTGTTCGAGTTGTCCTTATCTTG GTCTACCACCTTTCAAACCCGGTGAACAAGTCAAATTGTCCATCGCGGATGATTTCTAG